The sequence below is a genomic window from Candidatus Caldatribacterium sp..
GCGTTCCAAAATCCGCTCAAGGGCTTCCCCCTGCAAGCGCTGGTACGCTGCCCGGACTTTGGCTTCGAGCTCTTTGTCCTCAAGCTTTATCCCGGCTTTCGCAAGGGCACCCCTGAGGTACTCAATCGCTTTCTTGAGCTTTTCCACCCCGGGGGAGTTGGGGAAGGCGTCCTCGGCAAAGAGGACGGCTTCTTCAGCAAGTCTCAGGATCCGCAGAAGCTTTTCCCCTTCGCCCTTTTCCTTCAGAAACCTGGCAAGAAGAACGGAAAGCACTGCCGGCAGAACGACAAGGACGACATCAAGGACAAGCTCAAGCACCCCTCAGCACCTCCCAGAGGAACTCAAGGAACATCCCTTACCTCCTCAAGTACTTGTGATAAAAGAGCCGCACGTTGTCCACCCAGAACCTGTTGAGCCCCTCGGGATCGTTCTCTGCCCCGATGGGAGCCCAGCGCTTCCCGAGAAAAACGATGAAGTCCTCATCCTCCTTTTCCCTGAAGCGCTCGAAGTTCTTCCGGAGTGTTTCGCAGGTCCACTCGCACTGCGTCGCAAGGTCTGTGTTCTTTGCCGCCACAACCCCAAACTCAAAGCCCTTGCGTCCACGCTCAGCACTCCGGATGGCAAAGACCAAAGCGCAGGGGCGGACGGGGTAGAGGTAGCTCCTGCAGGCTTCGCAGTCAAAGTAGCTTTTCACGATTTGCCAAATCGTCCGTATCTCCCTGGGAAAGGGGAAAGAGGAGAGGTTGAGGCACTCGCTTTCCTTCCCAACCAGGGCGGAGAGAATCTCTTCAACCAGCGCGGTGAGGAACTCCCGGAAGGCGCCCACGTCGTCCCCCCACTTCACTGAAGCTTCAGTCCCCGAAGGAGCACAGCAAGGAGAATCGATGGAACGATGAAGGAAATGACGCCGTACCACACCTTGAGGGAGGCGAGCTCTTTCTCCACGCAGCGCAACCGCTCCTCGAGCTTCTCAAAGTCCTTCTCGAGCTTCTCGAGGATCTTCAGGATGTACTCCTCAGGGGAGGGGTTGGCCCCTCCCCCGCCTGCATTCGGTGTACCGGGAACCACGTCAGTTCAGAATGTGCTCGAGTCAGAGCACCGTTACAGTGGTCTCCACGATCTGCGCCCCGACTTTCTCCACGAGATCTCCCCCGGTGGTGGGGAAGATGTTCTTGGCAAGAATCGTATCCATCACGGCGGCGACTTCCTCTCCGGTGATGGTATCCTTGGGGTAGTTCACCCGCACGTTCACGTTCTGCCCGGCCTCATTCTTGAACGTCATGACGAGGACTTTGGCCATTGCGCTTCACCTCCTTATTCGGTGAGGAGCTTGTTCTCGGTGAGGATGAAATCATGCACGGGGTACGCCACAAGCCCAGCAATGGCGAGGGCCACATCGTAGACGTCCTGGTGGGCCGCCGTCTCCTTCACTTGATACGAGAGGGAGCGGATGATGGGACGCCCGTTTTCGTACTGCCCTACCTCGAGCCGAATCCGAAGGCGGTTCGGCTGTTCCACAACCACAACCGGTGGCATAGCAACACCTCCTCAAGGAATTGTCTCTCTACTTATCTTTAGGCGGGTGGGTGGGGGAGCAGTCGATGAGGTTTTCCTCTTCCCCTTTCTCGAGGGTTCCGAGGGTTT
It includes:
- a CDS encoding phage holin; the protein is MLELVLDVVLVVLPAVLSVLLARFLKEKGEGEKLLRILRLAEEAVLFAEDAFPNSPGVEKLKKAIEYLRGALAKAGIKLEDKELEAKVRAAYQRLQGEALERILERLRR
- a CDS encoding DUF1659 domain-containing protein, which gives rise to MPPVVVVEQPNRLRIRLEVGQYENGRPIIRSLSYQVKETAAHQDVYDVALAIAGLVAYPVHDFILTENKLLTE
- a CDS encoding DUF2922 domain-containing protein, with the translated sequence MAKVLVMTFKNEAGQNVNVRVNYPKDTITGEEVAAVMDTILAKNIFPTTGGDLVEKVGAQIVETTVTVL